The sequence below is a genomic window from Chaetodon trifascialis isolate fChaTrf1 chromosome 18, fChaTrf1.hap1, whole genome shotgun sequence.
aggaggagctttctctctctctctctctctctctgtcttgttttttctctccagacGCGTAAAAACACGCAGGAAGCCCAGAGCAGAGCGCGACAGAGAGCAGgagccacagaagaagaagaagaagaagaagagcagcgcgcagaggaaagacaagaaaagagaggaaggagaagaagaaggaggaggaggcggatgaggaggaggaggagtgctgGATGTAGCTGCTGCTTTGCGGGGAATGTGCggctcctcctcagctgctctccAACTTTGTGAATCTCTGCTCTCATGCTGAGAGAGGACGCAGAGGATGGGAGTAACCTGGTCCTCCAGATGTCTCGCGCTCTTTCTAGCTCTCCACATAGGTGAGTGACCGCGGCTGCTTCAGGTGCACCTGCTGGAGCTCCTCTCGGCCGTCAGAGGAGGATTCCTCCACCGTGACAGACGCGGGTTTCCCGCTGTGGTTCAAAAAGCTAAAATATTTcgttttgggtgttttttttttttttttttacattaattctaatttaagacagaaaaaaatcgCTTTAAATAAcgtcttttttatttatttatttatttttctgtaattGGGTCATTAAATGTGCTGATTTTCAGGTGTACAAACTTCAGTCGTTTCTCTTCCACCAGAAACTGAACGTGGTTTTTGTTCTCGGGTGTTTCCGCGCTGATTCGGGTCGAAGCTCTGAGGGCACGAGAGCAGCAGCGGCTCATTTTAACGGGCTTACACTTCAcatttggagtgtgtgtgtgtgtgtgtgtgtgtgtgtgtgtgtgtgtgtgtgtgtgtgtgtgtgtgtgtgtgctaacaAGGGgaatgcccccccacccccctcccctcctccgcCCCCTCCTCTCTGCGCCTCGGTTGTCCCGCTCTGGAGACATTTGTTGAGTTTTTTCACCTTCACAAAcgatttgtttttgcagttttaatgtcagaaaatgatCTCAGCCCTTCTGCTTTCCTGTCGGTCAGATTTGATGgtttctggtgtttttctgcGGCGttggagaggctgcagctggaggaaaaaaggcCTTTTTGAAGGTCTGCAAACGTCTTTTTAACCGGAGTAGGAAACTCACggtgagaggagaggggctCCAGCCGGCGGTCTGTGCCGGCCTGCCGGCTCTGCGGGCTCCGTCCTCTCGCCGCAGTGTGCGGGGCTGCAGCACCGTCACACCCGCGCTGTCCGGGAGCAGAAAGCggaggaagaaaagcagaaacagccTGAAATAAAAACCTCCTGCGCTTATTAAATTCGTTTTATTCGATGCCTGCGGCTGCTGCCTCAGACCTCTGCTGCTCCgacaaaaaacaccaaaacgAAAAGACTGAAAGAAGCCTGAAAAGATTCATTTAGCTCCTTTATTTGAGCTGCGTGCACGCGCCTCGCGCACGATGGAGCACAAAACTGCACgatttttttaaaggttttattaTAAAAAATCATAAGTGAATTAGCTGTGCGGTGCGCGTGCGTGGGCTTGGTTTTTAACGCAACAGATCTGCAGGAGAAGGCGCTCCCGGACCCGTCTAATATCTGGAAGGAGCGACATGAAAAGCAAATATCagggatgaaagaggagaaatatGGAGAtgcttgttgttttctgtgttgcatTGCATAACGACGCTGTGGAGGAGGGttctgcgtgcgtgcgtgcgcgcgcgtgcgtgtgtgagtgcatttGCTGGTGGcagagaaatgctgaattattcaAGACGCAGAATCCTCCCGGTGCTATtgttagagagagaggagggaggtttGATATTCACGGTCCAGGAGGTTCAGGAGGCTCAAACCTCTGAAATCACGTCGAAAACACGAACAAACGATCAGGAATCAGATAAGAAACcaacagaaatgttttcttttctgcctctttggcTGTTTTGGATCGCAGTCGCTCTGAAGCCGAAAGCGAGAATAAAATCCAAAGAGGTGCTgaattattacacacacacacacacacgcacacacacacacacacacacacacacacacacacacacacacacacacacacacacagtattattattattattattattattattatttggagGGAAATAGGGAAATCGAAttaaaatccatacattcgGCTTCATTTCAAACATCCCTTCCCTTTGGTTGCGGTGTGGGCTCGTTGGGGTCCTGGTCTCAGCCTGTCCCGCTCTGGATCGTGCTGGATTTTTGGTGCTGCAGCGGATTTGACAAGAAAACGACTCGTGAGAGCAGAAAAGCATCGAAATGATTTTAGatctgcagcacaaagacaaagaaaattcATTTCACGCGCCAATAATCGAAATCTTTCTTCAGAGGCCACGTGTGTCTGAATATTTTCAGCAGTTATTAAAAACGATTTAAATGTTTTAGACATTTTCATTGCTGTGAAATTGCTGTAATTTatgtttttggttattttgaCGCGGGAAAACGGCCTGGTGCGCGTGGAGGGTGGGTGTGTCTGCTGAGTGGAAGCTACACGCTGCTTCTGGCACCGATGCACTGcaggcaacagtgtgtgtgcgtgtgcgtgtgtgtggaggtggggTGAATGAGTGCGAGCGTGCTTGATGCGAGGCGTGAACGAAAAAGCTGCGCGCGCCCCCGCTCGTGCTCGTGTGTCGGGACTGTCCCGGTTTCACTCGCATCATgtcagataaaaataaaaccgaaagaaatgaagagatggagagagaggaggaggaggagggatgaagataaataaatgaaggcAAAAGATTAAAAGATCAGAAACGAATCAACCAATTAAAAacggaaaaaaaaggaaataaaatcgACAAATAGAAGGAAATAGAAcggaaatacttttttttttggggggtaaaAGGGAAACGCCGCTTTTACACCTAAAAAATACAAAACGTGAAAAGACCCACGATTAGCTTCAAATccccaaaatgaaaaatcttcacaaaaaaaaaagtttaatttcCCGCCTGAAAAAGGTCGGTTTGATTTTACTAATTATGAAAAATTATTTATTGAAAAGAGCCCGAAGGAAAAATAATTCAGCCTCAGATTTCTTTAGTAAGAGCAGATTTTATGgcgttaaaatgaatgaaaggatgAGAAAATgaggggctggggggggggggtcacttcattcatgtatttttgtGACCTTGTTTTGGAGCCGATTGACCCGTTTGAGTGAAGAAAaagtgctgcagagaggaagaagcttCATGTTTGAGATGATgtaatgagagagaggagggagggagagagggagagagagagagaaaggggggagagagaggggagggagataaagaagaagaagagagagaggagggagagagagaggagggagagagagggaggggggagagagaggagggagagagagggagaatattagaagaagaaggagaagaagaagaagaggaggaggaggaggagcagccatCAGGGAATTAAGACATGAAGACACGAGCAGAAAAGATTTTTAACATGaacatttatgttttaatacattttaacacacatgaaaaaaatccGGGCTGCAAACATGATAGAAATgtttgaacatgttttcaatgtttttgtaatgttggaggattaaaataaattaagagTAAGAAGAAGAATATTACGAGCAAtagagaaaaaatgaaaataacattagAAACATTCAGGGAAATTTTCAGTGCAGAGTTTGAATATTTATTGTTATAATAGATATTATAGAAAAACACGCGATGACTCATTACAGACTGAATATTTCTAACAGTCTCACCACCAAGTCCAGTtcaagcagctttctgtcagatCACGTGATCTTCTCCAGCTGAGGGCGTCAGGCAGcgtctgatgatgaagatcatcCAGAGCTGCTCCGTACTGGACTTTGTGTTGACTTCCATTAACTGATGTTTCCAAAGTAAAGAATAAACATTAAACCTCATGATCATCGATAAATATCACAATATTTGATGGgataattaaaaaagaagaaagaaaaaaatgggaaTAAGCGCGAGGAAGACTCAGATActcacagacagcaggaaacacacaaaatgtaaatattaaaataacatttaaaacataTAGTTTTATGGGAATATTCCAGAAATATTACTTCGATTACAGGAATATTGGGAGTCATTAGTGACTCTGCTGaacactgggggggggggggggggggggtccacgAGGCCGACCGTCAATCTGAGGTATCAGCAGGGTATTGATTGACTGTGTATTGATGAATCCAGGAGCTGACGGAGCTGGTGGATTTCTAACTacacctttttctctcagtacttctgtcagtttcatcgtggatctataatattctccAAACTGTGTACTATAAATATACCTCAGAAATACTCCATTTACTCTGTAGAACATTATCAAcgtaaacagcagcagcatgtgcagtgagaggatcatagagGCACACTgtgcctgtagtattcctgtagtattcctgtagtattcctgtagtattcctgtaaTCATTCACACGCACCCCCACACGAGCCTGCATAGAAAATATTTTCTGACGTAGTTTCTTCATCCAGGCGTAGCGCGACAAAACTCAACAAATCACCTGCTGAATATTTTGGGATTAAAACCTGGCAGCACAGAAGCTGCACGAAAAACACAAGTTCAGCACAAAACAAGGGGAATGAGCGCAAGGGACGTTTCCAGGGGGACGCTAAAAAGTGACGCGCGCACCTGAACAGATGAGGGTCAAAGTTCGATTTTTTCCGAGGTCAAGAATAAACTTTGAACAAAagctttaagtaaaagtatggaAGTACTTTATGCAACAGTTTCTCAAAGTACTTAAAGTAACAGTACACGCTGCGCAGTGAAAGTACTGTttgtggattcatgttcctgctgcgttcacgtgttttactgctgcagatgttccagctgaggctgctttatctcctgctgctgcttcgatcttcatcactgcttcagattctagaagatcatcacgtgtttgcagcgcggcgtcctgtCAGAACCTCGTATCTCCAACAAGTGTGACGAGCTCTGAAGAAGAGGGATTTTAaatgaaggaactcttcatccaacacagctggagatacgagcttttcactggacaggaggGGTTTAAtactgtaatctgaaaagtaatgAGTAACTAAAGCTTTACAAACtggaggtacttgtactttacttaaaCTCCGCGCTGAGCCGTTTTCAGCCGTCTGACCGTCACATTCAGATATTTTCCGTCACGTTCAGACTGAATTCATCGGGACTTCAAATCAGTGTttcacagctcagcagctcGTGCTTTTTACGTGACGTCAACGCTCAGCTGCCGTTGGTTTCCAGAGGTGGAGAGTAGAGTGCGGCGCCGCAGTCTTCCTCGAGTGCACGCGGTCTTTTTAATGCGAATCACGTGGTTTTTGGGCCTCGGCCGCCAGCGTTGGTTTTCTCAGACAGATTTTACTCTCGAGTCGCTGcgtttcatttatttgatgCAGTTTTGTCCTAAATATAAAAGTGCAGAGTTGAGCTCTGTCAGCCACCGTAGATACGTCAGGGCCTTCGGGAGGTCCGTAACGGTCACTCTAAAGGGAGCGCTGAAGGTGTCCGTCAGTGTGCGTTCGCAGGTGCTGAGGTGTGTCAGGTCAGGCCAGGTGCTGCGAAAAGAAATGAGCCTACCAGGCCTCTGTAGCTGCCCCTCATCGCGACTAGCAGAACGCACCTGAACCTCCGAGAGAACCGGCTGTAGGCgagtgcattgtgggtaatgtaggagccaggttttgacaaagaggaataaaaaagaCCGTCTGCGGTTCCGCTGCATCGattttcattcactttgtcGAACCGTCCAGCAGCGCTGGAGGAGCGAGGCAGAAGGTTTTTACGCGCTGCagtcagggtggatggatggcttcgtccccctcgtcctcctctaACAGGCGTGTCTCGTCCTACACGTCACGCTGTGTTAGTCCACAGTTTGATCGAGTGGAACCGGACGGCAGGCGCGTTATTATCCAAACCAATCAATCAGCCCCATCCCCTGCTTAACCAAccgcgcacacacgcacacacacgcacaggctgAGCTAACACAGGTCATGTgaagcggtgtgtgtgtgtgtgtgtgtgtgtgtgtgtatgtgtgtgtgtgagcggctGAAGCGTGTCAGACCTGGCAACCCGTGCTGTGTTTTATAGTTtagttttctttctgtgaaagTGAATTAGGGAGGAGAGTgatgctgtacacacacacacacacacacacacacacacacacacacacacacacacacacacacacacacacacacacacacacagtggcagtgCAGTGCTGTTGAACCAGGCTGCAGTAGCTTTAGATTAGATTTGTTCATatttaactttattgtcattgtcagaggcaaacacagagacaacggGTGTTCCTAATAAACTGGCCGCTGAGTGCAGACGCTTCCTCGGTATCTTTTCAGTCAGTAGCGGTTCGATCAGCGTCAGACTGAAGCAAAAGAGATCAAGCTGATTTCATATTGGCTGATTCACGGTGTGTTCGCGGTGCGTTCAGTGACACTGAATGTACACTGAAAGTAAATCCACGATACgaaacactgaaatgtgctTAAAGGATGTTCTAATCAGGCCTGAGGGTGAAGAAACGCCACAGAGGAGGTTTAAAGATGGAGGGAACTGGTGGTTAAACTGATGTGACCAatcagaggaagaagctgactgtgattttctcttttttctcttctatCCCCCCCTCTGccttacctcctcctcctcctcctcctcctcctcctcctcccctgtgcAGTCTCGGTGTTGCAGACGGTGCTGGTCAGTGCTGGTCAATGTGACTCCGTGTTCAAAGGTTTCTCGGACTGTCTGCTTCAGTTGGGGGAGAACATGGCCAACTATCCCCAGGACCTGGACGACAGGGAGAACCTGCACAAGATCTGCAGGTacattcatcatcatcgtcatcgtcatcatcgtcatcagcagcagcagtcattcAGAGGGGGTCTGAGCATCAGGAGGAGGTGGACTGATGAGgcctgaaaagacaaaatgctCCATCATCTTTTCTTTTACAAAAGCACCAAACTGTCAAATCAAACAGTGTCGGCCATGATACCTGAATGTCTGCGTCCGTCCTGAatcctgcagagccacagtaTCCAGACCCCGAAAAAGGCAAATTAACAAATACTGAGTTAAACGTAATGTCGCTTCATTTTCAGGTACTCGTACTGCACTCGTGTATTTCTGTCTCAGAGTCAGCGCAGGGCTTTGTTCCCCCTCAGCTTGTCTTCTCAGGCCCGCCTCCCTCCTACAagcctgtttttgttctgtggcCTTTTAACATtactgaaatcacacacacacacacacacacacacacacacacacacacacacacacacacacacagataacagaCAAATCGGTCGATGTGATTTGTCCTTTTTCagtcttcatttatttgtgaGTCTTCGTCACCTAATAATATGAGTGATTCCACTGCGGAGCCTGAGGGGCCGACCCCCCCTCACAACCCCTTTTATCCCCCGCTCACCCCACCACCCAAAGCGGGTGGGCACCAGATGGCACACTGCAGCAAGAAGCCCCCAccccttgacacacacacacacacacacacacacacacatatgattTTTTAATTCAGTGACAGCTCCATCACAGCGGTGTTGAGGCGTGGCAGGAGGGAGGCTTTAATAcgcttcctctcacacacacacacacacacacacacacacacacacacacacacacacacgtgcatgcacacgcacacacacgcgttaATTGCTCAGAGATGTAGCATCGACACGGCTCAGTTCAGGAGGTCAACATCAATAAGGGCAGATTGGAAGATTGGATTAGatacgctgtgtgtgtgtgtgtgtgtgtgtgtgtgtgtgtgtgtgtgtgtgtgtgtgtgtgtgtgtgtgtgtgtgtgtgtgtcagcacgCATCATTGAGCAGGCTGGTGTCATCTTTACATTAactgggaggaggaaggaaaagagatgaacagatgagagagtgagagggagccagaagacaaagaagaaggagggataaaacagaaaaataaaaagaaataaaggaaacagcaaagaggaagaggagcagagaggaggaagaaaaagacatgaagagaaggagaggatgaggaggaggaagctgcttcagtatgaataaaacatcatagagaggagggggagggatgaagaacaacagaggaaaagaaggatATGCAAAAAgactgaaggagggagggaagggaatgaaagggggagacaaaagaggaaggagggggcGTGGTATCAAGAATaaagaggggaggaaaggaaggaggatAGGAAGCAAGGGAGAAGGGAAAgtggaaggatggagggagcaATGAGGAGGGAAATGAAGGGGAGGAGATCCagaaaggagacaaagaggaggaggaggaggaggaggaagaggaggaggaggaggaggaggaagaggaggaggaaatgacagaaatgaatggTCACATGACGTTTCCAGCTTTCATTGCCTGAAAACTGACACACCTGGATTTCATCACCTGGTTGAAACTGTTTACAGGCcgaatgagtgaatgaatgaatgaatgaatgagtgaatgaatgactgGATTGGTGGAGTCTGTTTACCTGCGCGGCGTGTTTTTCATCGTCACCTGAGCGTGCTCGGTGGACGCAGGTGCAGCAGCCAGTGTTTGGTCTCTGCCTGCTCGCGCTCGTGCTCGTGTTGTTCTGGACTCCAAACTTCACCGGCTGTGTCTTCATAAGCTTTTCGCTCGCTGTGTTGTCGGTCATGCCAGACTCTGGGATGACTTCCACTCTTGGCTCTGCCTCTCGAGTGGATGATGCATTCGGTTTAAGAGCAGCCTCCCACTGCATCATGAGCTTGTGGTGTTAACGcttgctgtgttttctcctgcCAGTTACTGGGATAACTTCCACTCCTGCGCCACGACGGCGCTGGCGGACTGCCAGGAGGGAGCGACGGACCTGTGGGAGAAACTGAAAAAGGAGTCCCGCAACCTGGATTTCCGTGGGAGTTTGTTTGAACTGTGTGGTGGCGGCAACGGAGCCCCCAGATCAGCCGACGCCAGGGGCCTCGCCCTGGTCCTCACCACGCTGCCCACCATACTGACTTGGCTGGCGTTTTAACGGAAACGagggaaaacataaaaaacacaaagaagaaaaaaaggaaaaacacaaatgaaaaaagaaaatagaaaagagcAATAGCTCCTCTTCgatactgacagaaaaaaaatatcttcAAAAGGACCGAGTTTGACTTCATcaccagaaaaaaaactacGCCCAAAATGGATTTTTACTACATCACCACGCGGCGGCCTGGTTGGCCTGGCTGGACACCTGCAGGCTGTCCTCCTGCGGCGCTCATCCAATCACACGCCGACCTGACCCGGAGGTCGatgacatgaaatattcaacagGCCATCGAGCTGAAACGATGACAATGATGAAAATTTGATGGATCCATGCCCGCTTACAATCGTGGAATTACACAGTATTAAAGTCAGCCATTAATTATTGATGTTTAGTAGAACAGGCCTGGAAGCCTCTGTGGCTGCTGGGCGCTGACTCAGTATCGGGCTGTATATTAGGGTTCCCTTATAGCCGAAGGTGCACATTCATGTAACGCGAGGCCGAGCTTAACTCCACCAAATCAATAAGACCAGTCAAGGCCTGGAGACCATTTCAGAGCGGCCGCCTCATTTCCATCACGGacagattttccttttttattgcGCCATGTTGACTGCGTTGAGCCCGGTAGGTCTGGTGGACTGAATGCTTGATGGTGATGTACTGTTTGTGCTCTTATTGGCTGTTAATTGTGCTCAGGCCACGGTCACACCAGCTTTTATCACAGTGGCACTGAGTTTAATTCGTTAGCCGTCACAGTTGGCCGGTCAGTCTTGCACAGGTAAACCTCGGTTTGCAGGTAAATTTGGAGCATTGACGgtactgacctttgacccatgCAGCATGGCTTGCAGTCAATCGTGTGCCAGCGGTAGGTGTATTTTCAAATTCATAGTGTTACTGCGCTTGTTTGAACTGGCTAGCTTGCTATCCCGCGAGCTACCACTTACAAACTCAAGGCCACGTGAAGAAACCAGTCTCTGGTGTGACCATAGCCTTTTTTCCCCACCGAGCTCGGAGGTGCAGGGACGTAGTTGAGAGtataaaatctgcttttcattaAAGATGACTGATCTTACATTGCATGACGTCAGTTCAGACGCTCTCAGAACATTTCAGGAAATGAGCACAAATGCTGATTGACGGAGAGGAACGCGGAACGACAGCGAGGATGTGAACATTTTCAGCTTTGGGTCCAGTGAGTTGTTGGTTCTCCACCAAACTTTTAGACTCGAAAGCCACCGTAGTCCAGCATGCCTGGTGCACAGATTCATGGACAGGCTGATGTTAAATCAACACCCAGAAACATGCCTGAATCTACTGTGTTTAGCTGACAAAATAAATTGGTTCCGATTAGCCTGTAGCTCATTTTAGCGGCTAGAACAGATCGAGCTAGGTGACAGTTCACTGCAGCAGTTAAAACAGAGTGAGTCAGATTAGCTAACAGTTGGATTTAGCTAACCGGACCTAATCTGGTTTGGCTGCTAACAGTTTAGAGGCTAATCGGACGATGTTTGTGTCAGCATGACATGGGGTTGCATCAGGTTAGCTAACCACGTGGTTTATTAGCTAAACCTGAGCAGTTAACGGCTCATTTTAGCAGGCGAGAAACTGCATGAGGTTGGCTGAACGTTCAGGTTCAAACGTGTCAAAATAAGATGTTTAATCGATGAAAACCGTCCCTTCAGCAGGCTAATGGAGGTCACGCTAAACGTGAATCCTGAAGCTAACGGCTGTCGacaaacatttctgtctgttcttgCTTGAAACCTCGTGCTCATTTCCCGAAAGCTCCCGAGAACAAGTTAAAGTTAAAGACACGTCAGCCGGACGGATGTCCAACGAGGACATTTTGGACGTGAAAGTAGAAACACGTTTGACTTTAGTGAGTGTTGGCGGTTGATTTCCCGCCGTTCTTCTGTCCTGTCACGTCCCTGCTCAGCAGAACCATGTGttagaaatgaatgaatctgtgAGCGAAACGGTTCCTGGAGGAAAGAAATACGACGTTCTGAAAAGCCGACAGCAATACGAAGACGTGACTTCACGGCCAGTGTAGCTAAAAAATCAAACCGTGGCTGAAGAGAGATATGACTGTTGCCATTTAGCACATCCCCCCTTTTCATACGGCCGTGATTCATACTAGACGACCTTAGAGGCGATATATTTTAGGTCTGTATGTTAGATTAAAAAGCTGCGTCCCAACAGTACAGTAGCATCATAAActacataaatacagtaaataaattgGAGGAGGTTGTTCATTTCTTTGCTGAGGCACAGATGACGTTTCCACTGCCTTCTGACAAAAAGATGTgtacttctgtttgtttgttggtttgtctctttgtttatgGGGATGTTGCGTAACAAAAagagttttaaaaaaaggactTATTCCAAAAATCATCTAAGGAGAGAATATGTATATCAAAGGattttgagaaaatgaaaataaaaaagctcTATTATAGATAGTCTAACCCAGACAGTTTTAACACAGATTGATACTTTACAGATTATAGACCTACTgagatataaaaataaaagattgCTAAAATGATGAAGAGTAATAAATAAAACGACTAATGTTTGAAACGAagtgtgtgcttttattttggttttgatCAAAGTGTGGAGGGTTTGTGCATTCAAATTGATGGagacacacgcgcgcgcgcacacgcgcacacacggTTGGGGTGTATTCATTATTAATAAGGGAGAGTCCCTGAGCTGCCACGCGCCTCAGCACGCAGTTTATATCGATCCAAAGGacgaagatgaggaggaggagggtccTGATGTTTGTTCGGTCTAACGTGGACAATCCGAGCTGCCGCGACTTCAAAACACTTTCAACTTGATCTCAAATCGACCAATAATTCCACAAGTCAAACAGCTTTAAAGCTTCAAGTCTGCGTGACATTTAGTCCAGATCACAGGATGCAGACAGGAGGAAATACTGAGCCAATATTTCCGTTTTTAAAAGCGTTTTATGGTATTGAAATAGTTCTTTAATCTCGCTGTGAGGATGAAAACATTAAACTACGTGAATCTTTC
It includes:
- the nrn1a gene encoding neuritin: MGVTWSSRCLALFLALHIVSVLQTVLVSAGQCDSVFKGFSDCLLQLGENMANYPQDLDDRENLHKICSYWDNFHSCATTALADCQEGATDLWEKLKKESRNLDFRGSLFELCGGGNGAPRSADARGLALVLTTLPTILTWLAF